Proteins found in one Ischnura elegans chromosome 11, ioIscEleg1.1, whole genome shotgun sequence genomic segment:
- the LOC124167837 gene encoding homologous-pairing protein 2 homolog isoform X2 codes for MDSKKAVLKYLKDQNRPYSLNDIFMNMHKEQGKTAIQKALDNLVVDGVVIEKTYGKQKVYAYNQKNERDNSVSDGVVDVDSEVQAVTEELAKTEKHLREADRILSELNSSLTTDDAKKELVRISKELDEMREELDALKSGKEIIPPSVCEEIIASHKKMVATWKKRKHQCMQMVSAVTENLPQNRKDFMSELGMETDEDVNISLSAMESVQ; via the exons ATGGATTCCAAGAAAGCAGTgcttaaatatttgaaagatCAAAATAGGCCTTATAGTTTAAATGACATCTTCATGAACATGCATAAGGAGCAAGGGAAGACGGCGATTCAGAAGGCCCTTGACAATCTTGTAGTT GATGGTGTCGTGATTGAGAAGACATACGGAAAACAAAAAGTATATGCATACAATCAAAAGAATGAACGGGACAATTCTGTTAGTGATGGAGTTGTGGATGTAGACAGTGAAGTGCAGGCTGTTACTGAGGAACTGGCGAAAACAGAGAAACATCTGCGGGAAGCGGATCGCATTTTAAGTGAATTGAATTCATCTCTTACCACTGATGATGCCAAGAAGGAATTAGTTAGG ATATCCAAGGAGCTTGATGAAATGAGAGAGGAGCTTGATGCATTGAAAAGTGGTAAAGAAATCATCCCACCATCTGTTTGCGAGGAGATTATCGCATCTCACAAAAAAATGGTTGCTACTTGGAAAAAGAGAAAACATCAGTGTATGCAAATGGTTTCAGCTGTGACTGAAAATCTTCCTCAGAACAGAAAAGATTTCATGTCTGAATTGGGTATGGAGACTGATGAAGACGTTAATATTTCTTTGAGTGCTATGGAGTCAGTTCAGTGA
- the LOC124167837 gene encoding homologous-pairing protein 2 homolog isoform X1: MKEMDSKKAVLKYLKDQNRPYSLNDIFMNMHKEQGKTAIQKALDNLVVDGVVIEKTYGKQKVYAYNQKNERDNSVSDGVVDVDSEVQAVTEELAKTEKHLREADRILSELNSSLTTDDAKKELVRISKELDEMREELDALKSGKEIIPPSVCEEIIASHKKMVATWKKRKHQCMQMVSAVTENLPQNRKDFMSELGMETDEDVNISLSAMESVQ, encoded by the exons ATGAAAGAAATGGATTCCAAGAAAGCAGTgcttaaatatttgaaagatCAAAATAGGCCTTATAGTTTAAATGACATCTTCATGAACATGCATAAGGAGCAAGGGAAGACGGCGATTCAGAAGGCCCTTGACAATCTTGTAGTT GATGGTGTCGTGATTGAGAAGACATACGGAAAACAAAAAGTATATGCATACAATCAAAAGAATGAACGGGACAATTCTGTTAGTGATGGAGTTGTGGATGTAGACAGTGAAGTGCAGGCTGTTACTGAGGAACTGGCGAAAACAGAGAAACATCTGCGGGAAGCGGATCGCATTTTAAGTGAATTGAATTCATCTCTTACCACTGATGATGCCAAGAAGGAATTAGTTAGG ATATCCAAGGAGCTTGATGAAATGAGAGAGGAGCTTGATGCATTGAAAAGTGGTAAAGAAATCATCCCACCATCTGTTTGCGAGGAGATTATCGCATCTCACAAAAAAATGGTTGCTACTTGGAAAAAGAGAAAACATCAGTGTATGCAAATGGTTTCAGCTGTGACTGAAAATCTTCCTCAGAACAGAAAAGATTTCATGTCTGAATTGGGTATGGAGACTGATGAAGACGTTAATATTTCTTTGAGTGCTATGGAGTCAGTTCAGTGA